TGGTATTTCTCTGAGAGAGGGGCTGAGGTGATGGAAGAGTTTAGCTTTCCATATGTCAATGCAGTATCCATGTTTAATTACTGGaaggttttcttttaattatcaGATAAAGAACCCGAGGCTCCAAGAAGTTCCATGCTAGTGGTGGTAGAGCCGAGACTCAGACGTGAGTCTGTCCTCCAAACCTGTGCTTCTTCCTCTCTCGGGATGTTTCTCCTGTTGCCGCACTTGCCCTCTGGGACTGAGCCCACAACTGCAGGCAACCACTGCGCTCGTGTTACTGATGAACGTGCACAAAAGAATGTCGTTGCTCCTCTGTCTTACCACTGAAAActtttttctggccgggcgcagtggctcacgcctgtaatcccagcccttttgggaggccgaggcgggcggatcacctgaggtcaggagttcgagaccaacctgaccaacatggtgaaaccccatctctactaaaaatacaaaagaagttagctgggcatggtgacgtgtgtgcctgtaatcccagctacttgggaggctgagacaggagaattgctcgaacccaggaggtggaggttgcagtgaggtgagatcgtgccattgcactccagcctgggtgacagggcaagacttcatctcaaaaaacaaaaacaaaaaaaccatttttGTCCTAGACACTTAAATGACATCCTATGGCTGATTGTTGGTTTTGCCAATTTTGCAAAACATGGGGCTGAATTACAGTATCCTGGCATGTGTGCTTTCCGCAGTGTGACCTGGGCGGCCTCGTGCCTCCCGCCTCCTTATTCTGCACAATCAGAGTAGAGCCCTGTTCAGCAAAAGCACTGGACTGGGCATTCAGAGCCCTGGGCTCCAGTCCCAGCACTGCCCCGGCTCTTCGCTTCTCCACTGCAGTCCCACTTTACTTCCCTGTACAATTCAGGATGGTGAAAGCTctcaagtccttttttttttttttttttttttttgagatggagtctcactctgtcgcccaggctggagtacaatggcatgatctcggctcactgcaatctccgcctcctgggttcaagcaattctctgcctcagcctcccaagtagctgggattacaggtgtccaccaccacgcccagctagttttttgtatttcctgtagagacaggatttcaccatgttggccaggctggtttcgaactcctgacctcaagggatccacccgcctcggcctcccaaagtgctaggattacaggcacgagccactgtgcctggccttttctatcctattttgaaaatgaacatcCCTAGAGCCATCCCCAGCAGTTGCAGGGACAGTCTGATAAGTGAACTAAGTTTCTGGGCATAAATGCCTGCCTCTGGGCCTCCTCCCTGCTGACCAGTGTGGTTTTGGCCGCAGGTGGGTGGAGACACTGACTGCCGAGGGCAGAGCCTTGCTTCGGTGCCCAGCAGCCTCCCGCCCCACGCCCGGACGCTCATCCTGGATGCCAACCCTCTCAAGGCCCTGTGGAATCACTCCCTCCAGCCTTACCCTCTCCTGGAGAGCCTCAGTCTGCACAGCTGCCACCTGGAACGCATCAGCCGCGGCGCCTTCCAGGAGCAAGGCCACCTGCGCAGCCTGGTCCTGGGGGACAACTGCCTTTCAGAGAACTACAAAGAGACGGCAGCGGCACTCCACACCCTGCCAGGCCTGCAGACGCTGGACTTGTCGGGAAACTCCCTGACGGAGGACATGGCGGCCCTCATGCTCCAGAACCTCTCCTCGCTGCAGTCCGTGTCCCTGGCGAGGAACACCATCATGCGGCTGGATGACTCCGTCTTCGAGGGCCTGGAGCGTCTCCGGGAGCTGGATTTGCAGAGGAACTACATCTTTGAGATTGAGGGAGGTGCTTTTGACAGCCTGACTGAGCTGAGACACCTCAACCTGGCCTACAACAACCTCCCCTGCATTGTGGACTTCGGGCTCACACAGCTGCGGTCTCTCAACGTCAGCTACAATGTCCTGGAGTGGTTCCTCGCGGCCGGGGGAGAGGCTGCGTTTGAGCTGGAGACGCTGGACCTGTCTCACAACCAGCTGTTGTTTTTCCCGCTGCTGCCGCAGTACAGCAAGTTGCATACCCTCCTGCTGCGTGACAACAACATGGGCTTCTACAGGGACCTGTACAACACCTCGTCGCCAAGGGAGATGGTGGCCCAGTTCCTCCTTGTGGACGGCAATGTGACCAACATCACCACCGTCAACCTCTGGGAAGAATTTTCCTCCAGCGACCTCGCAGATCTCCGCTTCCTGGACATGAGCCAGAACCAGTTCCAGTACCTGCCAGATGGCTTCCTGAGGAAAATGCCTTCCCTCTCCCACCTGAACCTCAACCAGAATTGCCTGATGACGCTTCACATTCGGGAGCACGAGCCCCCTGGAGCGCTCACCGAGCTGGACCTGAGCCACAACCAGCTGTCGGAGCTGCACCTGACTCCAGGGCTGGCCAGCTGC
This sequence is a window from Macaca fascicularis isolate 582-1 chromosome 2, T2T-MFA8v1.1. Protein-coding genes within it:
- the NRROS gene encoding transforming growth factor beta activator LRRC33, whose amino-acid sequence is MELLPLWLCLGFHFLTVDWRDRSVTATAASQRGCKLVGGDTDCRGQSLASVPSSLPPHARTLILDANPLKALWNHSLQPYPLLESLSLHSCHLERISRGAFQEQGHLRSLVLGDNCLSENYKETAAALHTLPGLQTLDLSGNSLTEDMAALMLQNLSSLQSVSLARNTIMRLDDSVFEGLERLRELDLQRNYIFEIEGGAFDSLTELRHLNLAYNNLPCIVDFGLTQLRSLNVSYNVLEWFLAAGGEAAFELETLDLSHNQLLFFPLLPQYSKLHTLLLRDNNMGFYRDLYNTSSPREMVAQFLLVDGNVTNITTVNLWEEFSSSDLADLRFLDMSQNQFQYLPDGFLRKMPSLSHLNLNQNCLMTLHIREHEPPGALTELDLSHNQLSELHLTPGLASCLGSLRLFNLSSNQLLGVPPGLFANARNITTLDMSHNQISLCPLPAASDRVGPPSCVDFRNMASLRSLSLEGCGLGALPDCPFQGTSLTSLDLSSNWGVLNGSLAPLRDVAPMLQVLSLRNMGLHSNFMALDFSGFGNLRDLDLSGNCLTTFPRFGGSLALETLDLRRNSLTALPQKAVSEQLSRGLRTIYLSQNPYDCCGVDGWGALQQGQTVADWATVTCNLSSKIIRLAELPGGVPRDCKWERLDLGLLYLVLILPSCLTLLVACTLIVLTFKKPLLQVIKSRCHWSSVY